A single region of the Streptomyces sp. AM 4-1-1 genome encodes:
- a CDS encoding VWA domain-containing protein, with amino-acid sequence MAIDYRKRPSTDQDKRLSVSVGISLEKVAAGAPELVSLYKSAAVSLAKHDVGGQRAAVYLVLDRSGSMRPYYRDGSVQHLAEQTLALAANLDDDGVVPVVFFSTGIDGTAEISLDAYRGRINALHESMGHMGRTNYHVAMQAVIDHYESCGATDPALVIFQTDGSPTSKAAAEHVLCTAAKLPIFWQFVGFGNDEFRFLHKLDDLPVPERRVVDNAGFFAAGWSPKSLSDGYLYDELLNEFPQWLVAARAAGIVKG; translated from the coding sequence ATGGCCATCGATTATCGCAAGCGCCCCAGCACCGATCAGGACAAGCGGCTGTCGGTGTCCGTCGGTATCAGTCTGGAAAAGGTCGCCGCCGGCGCTCCCGAACTGGTCAGCCTCTACAAGTCCGCCGCGGTCTCGCTGGCCAAGCACGACGTCGGTGGGCAGCGTGCCGCCGTGTACCTGGTGCTGGACCGCTCCGGCAGCATGCGCCCGTACTACCGGGACGGTTCCGTGCAGCACCTGGCGGAGCAGACGCTCGCCCTGGCGGCCAACCTCGACGACGACGGGGTGGTGCCGGTCGTCTTCTTCTCCACGGGCATCGACGGAACGGCCGAGATCAGCCTCGACGCCTACCGGGGCCGGATCAACGCGCTCCACGAGTCCATGGGGCACATGGGACGCACCAACTACCACGTCGCGATGCAGGCCGTCATCGACCACTACGAGTCCTGCGGGGCCACCGACCCGGCGCTGGTCATCTTCCAGACCGACGGTTCGCCCACCTCCAAGGCCGCCGCCGAGCATGTGCTGTGCACGGCCGCGAAGTTGCCGATCTTCTGGCAGTTCGTCGGGTTCGGAAACGACGAGTTCCGCTTCCTGCACAAGCTCGACGACCTGCCGGTGCCGGAGCGGCGCGTGGTCGACAACGCCGGGTTCTTCGCCGCCGGGTGGTCACCGAAGTCACTCTCCGACGGGTACCTCTACGACGAGTTGCTGAACGAGTTCCCGCAGTGGCTGGTCGCGGCCCGCGCCGCGGGCATCGTCAAGGGCTGA
- a CDS encoding EF-hand domain-containing protein: MTTLSGTPLLHHKIDVCFRHFDADDNGSIDRDDLLTLGSQLLSRFGEPVTSPKGTALMDGMTRFWDALSAVADLDGDGKLSPEEYRTSMTGAFVTSTEGFDASFRPLAEAVCALLDTDGDGEVDEREFEAWQEVFRTAPADRATAFRKLDANGNGRLSVDELLAAIRQYYISPEADAAGNWLYGPLA, from the coding sequence ATGACCACGCTTTCCGGCACCCCCCTGCTGCACCACAAGATCGATGTCTGTTTCCGGCACTTCGACGCCGACGACAACGGTTCGATCGACCGGGACGACCTGCTCACCCTGGGCTCCCAGCTGCTGTCGAGGTTCGGTGAGCCCGTCACCTCCCCCAAGGGCACCGCGCTGATGGACGGGATGACGCGCTTCTGGGACGCCCTCTCGGCCGTCGCCGACCTGGACGGGGACGGGAAGCTCTCTCCGGAGGAGTACCGCACGAGCATGACCGGCGCGTTCGTCACCTCCACCGAGGGCTTCGACGCATCGTTCCGGCCCCTGGCCGAGGCGGTCTGCGCGCTGCTCGACACCGACGGGGACGGCGAGGTGGACGAGCGGGAGTTCGAGGCGTGGCAGGAGGTGTTCCGTACGGCACCCGCCGACCGGGCCACCGCGTTCCGGAAGCTCGACGCCAACGGCAACGGCAGGCTGAGCGTCGACGAACTCCTCGCCGCCATCCGGCAGTACTACATCAGCCCCGAGGCCGACGCGGCGGGCAACTGGCTCTACGGGCCGCTGGCCTGA
- a CDS encoding aldehyde dehydrogenase family protein has translation MTRSPGATPPAYPVLLGGVPEPGEGWVHWPRSSATLYETYDVLALKARLDHCRAQPEDHTDPRLAGKVARSTGTQALAALSSARAAQPAWARVPLERRLDFVRAFHDLLRDRAEEFIAVLVSEGHPVRVADWALSAALNLTHPDTVDHARAAMVWEGSQAGRRVRLVRKPDGVVCLDPARNAPLLTALAGIPTLAAGNALIVNAPPSVPLSVAYLFHDLVAPLLTRYGAPPGTLSVLCAPARPVLRTWLNSPDCDDIFFFGGSAQGAELTRSCLEHGKKPIMELAGNDALVVWRDADLPRAADAAMERYQGSGQLCLAPKFALVHPAVAEEFTELVCERVAALRVGPPEDPDVVLTPVVKRSQCKDVLDDAVARGAELLCGGELVDVRDEPSLRGPFIRPVLLRVRGLRTAAAMRAVAEETFFPLMCVIVPDSAPGEATEADRQLLGSLIAFVDANRYGLRNSLWARDPYVIERFTDEVTNGGVLKVNDSHIGTLPVLPIIGGTGLSGGVFGEANIPFLRTTRLQGISIGTGEAASFDHLAAAGFHHAPE, from the coding sequence GTGACCCGTTCCCCCGGCGCGACGCCGCCCGCCTACCCCGTCCTCCTGGGCGGTGTGCCCGAGCCCGGTGAGGGCTGGGTGCACTGGCCCAGGAGCAGCGCGACGCTGTACGAGACGTACGACGTGCTCGCGCTCAAGGCACGCCTCGACCACTGCCGCGCCCAGCCGGAGGACCACACCGATCCGCGGCTGGCCGGGAAGGTGGCCCGGTCCACCGGTACGCAGGCCCTCGCGGCGCTCTCGTCGGCCCGCGCGGCGCAGCCCGCCTGGGCGCGGGTGCCGCTGGAGCGTCGGCTGGACTTCGTCCGCGCCTTCCACGACCTCCTGCGGGACCGGGCGGAGGAGTTCATCGCGGTCCTGGTGTCCGAGGGACATCCGGTACGCGTGGCCGACTGGGCCCTGTCGGCGGCGCTGAACCTGACGCACCCGGACACCGTCGACCACGCGCGGGCGGCCATGGTGTGGGAGGGGAGCCAGGCGGGCCGGCGGGTGCGGCTGGTGCGCAAGCCGGACGGAGTGGTGTGCCTCGACCCGGCCCGCAACGCTCCCCTGCTGACCGCCCTGGCCGGAATCCCGACGCTGGCGGCGGGAAACGCGCTGATCGTCAACGCCCCGCCGTCGGTCCCGCTGAGCGTCGCGTACCTCTTCCACGATCTGGTCGCCCCGCTGCTGACGCGGTACGGGGCCCCGCCCGGCACGCTCAGCGTGCTCTGCGCGCCGGCGCGGCCGGTGCTGCGGACGTGGCTCAACTCGCCGGACTGCGACGACATCTTCTTCTTCGGCGGCTCCGCCCAGGGCGCCGAACTCACTCGGTCCTGTCTGGAGCACGGCAAGAAACCCATCATGGAACTCGCCGGGAACGACGCCCTGGTGGTGTGGCGGGACGCGGACCTGCCGCGAGCGGCCGACGCGGCGATGGAGCGGTACCAGGGGTCGGGTCAGCTGTGTCTGGCGCCGAAGTTCGCGCTGGTCCACCCGGCGGTGGCCGAGGAGTTCACCGAGCTGGTATGCGAGCGGGTGGCCGCGCTGCGGGTGGGGCCGCCCGAGGACCCCGATGTCGTACTCACTCCCGTGGTCAAGCGTTCCCAGTGCAAGGACGTCCTCGACGACGCCGTGGCCAGGGGCGCCGAACTGCTCTGCGGGGGCGAGTTGGTCGACGTACGGGACGAGCCGTCGCTCCGGGGGCCCTTCATCAGACCGGTGCTGCTGCGCGTACGGGGGCTGCGGACGGCGGCGGCGATGCGGGCGGTTGCCGAGGAGACGTTCTTCCCGTTGATGTGCGTGATCGTGCCCGACAGCGCGCCGGGCGAGGCGACGGAGGCCGACCGTCAACTGCTGGGCTCCCTCATCGCCTTCGTCGATGCGAACCGGTACGGACTGCGCAACTCCCTGTGGGCGCGTGATCCGTACGTCATCGAGCGGTTCACCGACGAGGTGACCAACGGCGGCGTGCTGAAGGTCAACGACAGCCACATCGGCACCCTGCCCGTCCTCCCCATCATCGGCGGTACGGGACTCTCCGGCGGGGTGTTCGGCGAGGCCAACATCCCCTTCCTGCGCACCACCCGGCTCCAGGGGATCAGCATCGGCACCGGCGAGGCGGCGAGCTTCGACCACCTCGCCGCCGCCGGGTTCCACCACGCCCCCGAATAA
- a CDS encoding Gfo/Idh/MocA family oxidoreductase, whose translation MTVTLAIVGAGARGASYARIAVSEGLATVTAVVDPDPVRRGALAEEFGLPDDHVFHDWAQLAARPKLADAAIVATPDRLHADPAVALADLGYALLLEKPMAPSEEDARRIVEAAVRNDILLGVCHVLRYTPYSVKLKQLITDRRIGDIVSVEHLEPVGWWHQAHSYVRGKWAVEAQSSSMLLAKSSHDIDWLGHIVGRPVERVSSFGGLHHFRPENKPEGAGDRCVSCPVERACAYSAVRIYERFLGDPVYEQWPLGVLTDDVSPAGLRTALAEGPYGACVYAGHNDVVDHQVVNLEYEGGVTASFTMTAFTALDFRKTRVFGTHGSLEGDGRRITLHDFLTDTQHTFDLDPDGGASAADGHGGADTELLRAFIAAVASGDRSLVGSGPYETLESHLVVWAAERARRERTVVQMAPVSS comes from the coding sequence GTGACCGTCACTCTGGCGATCGTCGGCGCGGGGGCCCGGGGGGCCTCGTACGCGCGCATCGCAGTGTCCGAGGGACTCGCGACCGTCACCGCCGTGGTCGATCCCGATCCCGTGCGCAGGGGGGCCCTCGCCGAGGAGTTCGGCCTCCCCGACGACCACGTCTTCCACGACTGGGCACAGCTCGCCGCCCGGCCGAAACTCGCCGACGCCGCCATCGTCGCCACACCCGACCGGCTCCACGCCGACCCGGCCGTCGCCCTCGCCGATCTCGGGTACGCCCTCCTCCTCGAAAAGCCGATGGCACCGTCCGAGGAGGACGCGCGCCGGATCGTCGAGGCCGCGGTACGCAACGACATCCTGCTCGGCGTCTGCCATGTCCTGCGCTACACCCCGTACTCGGTGAAGCTGAAGCAGCTGATCACCGACCGCCGGATCGGCGACATCGTCAGCGTCGAGCACCTGGAGCCCGTCGGCTGGTGGCACCAGGCCCACTCCTACGTACGCGGCAAGTGGGCGGTCGAGGCCCAGTCGTCCTCCATGCTGCTGGCCAAGTCCAGCCACGACATCGACTGGCTCGGCCACATCGTCGGCCGCCCCGTCGAACGGGTCTCCTCCTTCGGCGGCCTCCACCACTTCCGCCCCGAGAACAAGCCCGAGGGTGCCGGGGACCGCTGCGTCAGCTGCCCCGTCGAGCGCGCCTGCGCGTACTCCGCGGTCCGCATCTACGAACGCTTCCTCGGCGACCCGGTGTACGAGCAGTGGCCACTCGGCGTGCTCACCGACGACGTCTCCCCGGCCGGTCTGCGCACCGCACTCGCGGAGGGCCCCTACGGTGCCTGCGTCTACGCGGGGCACAACGACGTGGTGGACCACCAGGTCGTGAACCTGGAGTACGAGGGCGGGGTCACCGCCTCGTTCACCATGACCGCCTTCACGGCCCTCGACTTCCGCAAGACCCGGGTCTTCGGCACCCACGGTTCGCTTGAGGGCGACGGCCGTCGGATCACGCTGCACGACTTCCTCACCGACACCCAGCACACCTTCGACCTGGACCCGGACGGCGGGGCGTCGGCCGCGGACGGACACGGCGGCGCCGACACCGAACTCCTGCGCGCCTTCATCGCGGCGGTCGCCAGTGGGGACCGGTCGCTGGTGGGCTCAGGACCGTACGAGACCCTGGAGTCCCACCTGGTCGTCTGGGCCGCCGAACGGGCCCGGCGGGAGCGGACGGTCGTGCAGATGGCACCGGTGTCTTCCTGA
- a CDS encoding carbohydrate ABC transporter permease, whose translation MTKHLPRLILLLAAASVLFPFLALFSAALQPQTELSPGLAWPSDPHWENFATAWTTAGFGSLLKSSAVIALGVVPIALILATLAGYGLASMRLRVKGPLFASLMLGMALPYEAIVIPLYYDLQTVGLLNSYWAVILPLIGLFMPFGVYWMRTHFESLPHEITEAAAVDGAGSWRTLTKVLLPTAGPALTTLGLLYFMWAWNQFLLALVLIQDPAMRTAPSGLGKFVQQFGKNIPLLSAGTIIVITPIVLLYLFFQRHFIKGILQGAVK comes from the coding sequence ATGACCAAGCACCTGCCCCGGCTCATCCTGCTCCTGGCCGCCGCGTCGGTTCTCTTCCCCTTCCTCGCGCTCTTCAGCGCCGCCCTCCAGCCGCAGACCGAGCTGTCGCCGGGCCTCGCCTGGCCGTCCGATCCCCACTGGGAGAACTTCGCCACCGCCTGGACCACCGCGGGTTTCGGCTCACTCCTGAAGTCGAGCGCCGTGATCGCCCTCGGCGTCGTACCGATCGCGCTGATCCTCGCGACACTCGCCGGATACGGCCTGGCGTCCATGCGTCTGCGGGTCAAGGGCCCCCTGTTCGCGTCGCTGATGCTGGGCATGGCGCTGCCGTACGAGGCGATCGTCATCCCGCTCTACTACGACCTGCAAACCGTCGGCCTGCTGAACAGCTACTGGGCGGTGATCCTGCCGCTGATCGGACTGTTCATGCCCTTCGGCGTGTACTGGATGCGCACACACTTCGAGTCCCTGCCCCACGAGATCACCGAAGCCGCGGCGGTCGACGGGGCGGGCAGCTGGCGCACCCTGACCAAGGTGCTGCTGCCGACGGCCGGTCCGGCGCTCACCACGCTCGGCCTGCTGTACTTCATGTGGGCCTGGAACCAGTTCCTGCTCGCCCTGGTCCTGATCCAGGACCCGGCGATGCGCACCGCGCCCTCGGGACTCGGCAAGTTCGTCCAGCAGTTCGGCAAGAACATCCCGCTGCTGTCCGCCGGAACGATCATCGTGATCACGCCGATCGTCCTGCTCTACCTCTTCTTCCAGCGCCACTTCATCAAGGGCATCCTCCAGGGTGCCGTCAAGTAA
- a CDS encoding sugar ABC transporter permease, translating into MADVLVGAGRAGQDAARPVPAPKPSAPRPGRHRLVPLLYVLPAFVFYAAFVIGPWLHSVWISFWNWNGIGVATWAGLDNYAAVFSEPALRSALLHAFVFILFYTVIPVGLGLVLAALVASVPWRAMPVIRTVIFLPQVLPLVAVGVVWKWIYSEDGPLNQLMRAVGLGDFTRAWLGDFTWALPTVGLIGTWVSTGLCFLLLLSGIGKIDPSLYEAAGLDGAGRLRQFWHITVPGLRKEIGVACTVTVIAALAGFDVVYVMTGGGPGYSTMVPGVQVYQLVFTAGRVGTACALATVLSVLTCAVMYILNRLTRER; encoded by the coding sequence ATGGCTGACGTGCTCGTCGGCGCCGGGCGGGCGGGCCAGGACGCCGCCCGCCCGGTGCCCGCACCGAAGCCGTCGGCACCCCGACCGGGGCGGCACCGCCTCGTTCCCCTCCTCTACGTCCTGCCGGCCTTCGTCTTCTACGCCGCCTTCGTCATCGGACCCTGGCTGCACAGCGTGTGGATCTCGTTCTGGAACTGGAACGGCATCGGCGTCGCCACCTGGGCCGGACTCGACAACTACGCCGCGGTGTTCAGCGAACCCGCCCTGCGCAGCGCCCTGCTCCACGCCTTCGTCTTCATCCTCTTCTACACCGTCATCCCGGTGGGCCTGGGACTCGTCCTGGCGGCGCTGGTGGCCTCCGTGCCCTGGCGCGCGATGCCGGTGATCCGCACCGTCATCTTCCTCCCCCAGGTCCTCCCCCTCGTCGCCGTCGGCGTCGTCTGGAAGTGGATCTACAGCGAGGACGGCCCCCTCAACCAGCTGATGCGCGCCGTCGGCCTCGGCGACTTCACACGCGCCTGGCTCGGTGACTTCACCTGGGCCCTGCCGACCGTGGGCCTCATCGGCACCTGGGTCTCCACCGGCCTGTGCTTCCTCCTGCTGCTCTCCGGCATCGGCAAGATCGACCCGTCGCTCTACGAGGCCGCGGGCCTCGACGGAGCGGGCCGGCTACGGCAGTTCTGGCACATCACGGTGCCCGGTCTGCGCAAGGAGATCGGCGTCGCCTGCACCGTCACCGTCATCGCCGCCCTCGCGGGATTCGACGTCGTGTACGTCATGACAGGCGGCGGTCCCGGCTACTCGACCATGGTCCCCGGTGTCCAGGTCTACCAACTCGTCTTCACGGCCGGTCGCGTCGGCACCGCCTGCGCCCTCGCCACCGTACTGTCCGTGCTCACCTGCGCGGTCATGTACATCCTGAACAGGCTCACCCGGGAGCGATGA
- a CDS encoding extracellular solute-binding protein, with amino-acid sequence MKLRTMLAGTVFVVLAATSCSPGAGSEAPADSSGPVKTGVPEGEATLSLVSTPESGAAVKAIIKAFEAKHPNVTINYQDTNYDDYNKSLNLSLASAQAPDIALLNSVGTTVKDNLVRDLSPYAKAYGWDKTYASTQLDQWRVGADGSTLGEGKLYAAPAGFSLVGVYYNKAKAAQLGITAPPATLTEFDAALAKAKKAGETPLQMGNAQGHASFPIQLAGQSLDGAGAAAKWTFGQKGATFDTAGNRAAVTKVAEWAKKGYLPASANGTDLQAATDKFAKGEGLFFVDGNWDAAKIGEKLGKDAGFFAFPGPKATAIGTSVAYAVSTRTKHPDAAAAFLDFLHSPEASAEQFKAGFMPADITAAKPAEGTVMSDIVAAWTKVNADNGLVGFNNNATATMNDKLTATTQELLAGRTDTSGFVKAIQDEWAGTHG; translated from the coding sequence ATGAAGCTCAGAACAATGCTGGCCGGGACCGTGTTCGTGGTGCTCGCCGCGACTTCCTGCTCGCCGGGCGCCGGCAGCGAGGCACCGGCCGACTCGTCCGGCCCCGTCAAGACCGGAGTGCCCGAGGGCGAGGCCACCCTGTCGCTGGTCTCCACGCCCGAATCGGGTGCCGCCGTCAAGGCCATCATCAAGGCGTTCGAGGCGAAGCACCCCAACGTGACCATCAACTACCAGGACACCAACTACGACGACTACAACAAGAGCCTGAACCTCTCCCTCGCCTCCGCCCAGGCACCGGACATCGCCCTGCTGAACTCCGTGGGCACCACCGTCAAGGACAACCTCGTCCGTGACCTCTCCCCCTACGCGAAGGCGTACGGCTGGGACAAGACGTACGCGAGCACCCAGCTCGACCAGTGGCGGGTCGGCGCGGACGGCTCCACGCTCGGCGAGGGCAAGCTCTACGCGGCACCCGCCGGGTTCTCCCTCGTCGGCGTCTACTACAACAAGGCGAAGGCCGCGCAGCTCGGCATCACCGCGCCTCCGGCCACCCTCACGGAGTTCGACGCCGCGCTCGCCAAGGCCAAGAAGGCCGGCGAGACACCGCTCCAGATGGGCAACGCCCAGGGCCACGCCTCCTTCCCGATCCAGCTCGCCGGCCAGTCCCTGGACGGGGCCGGGGCCGCCGCCAAGTGGACCTTCGGACAGAAGGGCGCCACGTTCGACACCGCGGGCAACCGGGCCGCCGTCACCAAGGTCGCGGAGTGGGCCAAGAAGGGCTACCTCCCCGCGAGTGCCAACGGCACCGACCTCCAGGCCGCGACCGACAAGTTCGCCAAGGGCGAGGGCCTGTTCTTCGTCGACGGGAACTGGGACGCCGCGAAGATCGGCGAGAAGCTCGGCAAGGACGCGGGGTTCTTCGCCTTCCCCGGCCCGAAGGCCACCGCCATCGGCACGTCCGTCGCCTACGCCGTCTCCACCCGTACCAAGCACCCCGACGCGGCCGCCGCCTTCCTGGACTTCCTGCACTCGCCCGAGGCGTCCGCCGAGCAGTTCAAGGCCGGCTTCATGCCCGCGGACATCACCGCGGCCAAGCCCGCGGAAGGCACGGTGATGTCCGACATCGTCGCCGCCTGGACCAAGGTCAACGCCGACAACGGCCTCGTCGGCTTCAACAACAACGCCACCGCCACCATGAACGACAAGCTCACCGCCACCACTCAGGAACTCCTCGCGGGCAGGACCGACACCTCCGGGTTCGTCAAGGCCATCCAGGACGAATGGGCCGGCACCCATGGCTGA
- a CDS encoding ROK family transcriptional regulator, giving the protein MSDAEVPPGGDQSSLRHLNTSRVLHLLYDGVPLTINALSRVTGLSRPTVRGIVTTLLEAGLLKPDGQDAVRTGGRPAQRYAFDRSAGRLAGLRFDTDGVWARVTDLAGESVVTAHVVLPAETTPGQRVDAAAALVRRHLPSPETPLWAVGAGTPGIVDSAGTVRLSVAIPGWTGTELTRELGERLGCPAVTAKDTNLAALAEHRIGAAQGTPDILYVQMGGRLGVGVLVDGLPFTGRTGAAGEIGRHPELGWQDAPAKLFAASGSARDSEEEAGALAFARAAHGDPEARAAVDAYARTLADGIGAMVLAVDPRLIVLGGSLARSGAVVLDPIRRRLAEICYEAPPLALAALVGDVVSVGGVEAARDLVRAGMRVTVDQVLSS; this is encoded by the coding sequence ATGAGCGACGCGGAGGTTCCGCCGGGCGGGGACCAGAGCTCTCTCAGGCATCTGAACACCAGCCGGGTGCTGCATCTCCTGTACGACGGCGTCCCGTTGACCATCAACGCGCTCTCGCGCGTCACCGGCCTCTCGCGGCCGACCGTGCGGGGAATCGTGACGACCCTCCTCGAAGCCGGGCTGCTCAAGCCGGACGGCCAGGACGCGGTCCGCACGGGAGGCCGTCCCGCCCAGCGCTACGCCTTCGACCGGAGCGCGGGCCGCCTCGCGGGGCTCCGCTTCGACACGGACGGCGTGTGGGCCCGGGTGACGGACCTCGCCGGGGAGTCGGTCGTGACGGCTCATGTCGTACTGCCCGCCGAGACCACCCCCGGACAGCGCGTCGACGCGGCCGCGGCCCTCGTCCGGCGGCACCTCCCCTCGCCGGAGACCCCGCTGTGGGCCGTGGGCGCGGGCACTCCCGGAATCGTCGACAGCGCCGGCACCGTGCGGCTGAGCGTCGCCATCCCCGGATGGACGGGTACGGAGCTGACCCGCGAGCTCGGCGAGCGGCTGGGCTGCCCGGCGGTGACGGCCAAGGACACCAATCTGGCCGCGCTCGCCGAGCACCGGATCGGTGCGGCGCAGGGCACCCCCGACATCCTCTACGTGCAGATGGGCGGCCGGCTCGGCGTGGGCGTGCTGGTCGACGGGCTTCCGTTCACGGGGCGTACCGGGGCGGCCGGCGAGATCGGGCGTCATCCCGAGCTGGGCTGGCAGGACGCTCCGGCGAAGCTCTTCGCGGCGTCCGGGTCGGCGCGCGACAGCGAGGAGGAGGCGGGGGCGCTGGCCTTCGCCCGCGCCGCGCACGGCGATCCGGAGGCGCGGGCCGCGGTCGACGCCTACGCCCGCACCCTCGCCGACGGCATAGGCGCGATGGTGCTGGCCGTCGATCCCCGGCTGATCGTCCTGGGCGGCAGCCTGGCGAGATCGGGCGCCGTGGTGCTCGACCCGATCCGGCGCCGCCTGGCGGAGATCTGTTACGAGGCTCCGCCGCTCGCCCTGGCGGCACTGGTGGGCGACGTGGTGAGCGTCGGCGGGGTGGAGGCCGCGCGCGATCTGGTCCGCGCCGGCATGCGGGTGACGGTCGATCAGGTACTGAGTTCCTGA
- a CDS encoding family 16 glycosylhydrolase — translation MRRRSPRSLRTLLTGALASALCLMGTAIGGQSAHAADFPPSPVNKTGYTLDFQEEFNGSSLDTDKWLPYYLPHWTPQRENAKARYTVANGVLTERLDPDTPAWNPQYDGTVKISSIQTFNQDWWHRFNYSMPNDHHEPRFDGYSTQYGYFETRAKFSNVGGGGHQALWLVGTEDTSSASANSEIDFIETFFSKPDTWRIAAYGWGDPNFLGSWDGSENAVPSGKPTEEYHVYGMEWTPTELKFYYDNQLFKTINDAPNMPMGMILGLYTDAGSGQHNDVWPKSWNVDYLRVWKKNGGYPQTYDRYKNRQTGQYMNIQGNTGQLRSGNVPVTDLTSQWARETTDGRYRYKNRATGEYLHTEGGTGTVQYGTFPATWWSGQWTEESVDGRIRFKNRQTGQYMHTEGATGYVQYGSVPATYWTSQWTREPVL, via the coding sequence GTGAGACGCCGTTCTCCGCGGTCCCTGCGGACCCTGCTCACCGGTGCGCTGGCTTCCGCTCTCTGCCTCATGGGCACCGCCATCGGCGGCCAGAGCGCGCACGCGGCCGACTTCCCGCCAAGTCCGGTCAACAAGACGGGCTACACCCTCGATTTCCAGGAGGAGTTCAACGGCTCTTCGCTCGACACGGACAAGTGGCTGCCGTACTACCTGCCCCACTGGACCCCGCAGCGGGAGAACGCCAAGGCGCGCTACACCGTCGCGAACGGTGTGCTCACCGAGCGCCTTGACCCGGACACCCCGGCCTGGAACCCCCAGTACGACGGCACCGTGAAGATCTCCAGCATCCAGACCTTCAACCAGGACTGGTGGCACCGCTTCAACTACTCCATGCCGAACGACCATCACGAGCCGCGTTTCGACGGATACTCCACCCAGTACGGCTACTTCGAGACACGGGCGAAGTTCTCGAACGTCGGCGGCGGAGGCCACCAGGCACTCTGGCTGGTCGGGACCGAGGACACCTCCAGCGCCTCGGCCAACTCCGAGATCGACTTCATCGAGACGTTCTTCAGCAAGCCCGACACCTGGCGCATCGCCGCCTACGGGTGGGGCGACCCCAACTTCCTCGGCTCCTGGGACGGCTCCGAGAACGCGGTGCCCAGCGGAAAGCCGACGGAGGAGTACCACGTCTACGGCATGGAGTGGACTCCGACGGAGCTGAAGTTCTACTACGACAACCAGCTCTTCAAGACCATCAACGACGCGCCCAACATGCCCATGGGCATGATCCTCGGCCTGTACACCGACGCCGGCTCCGGCCAGCACAACGACGTCTGGCCCAAGTCGTGGAACGTCGACTACCTGCGGGTCTGGAAGAAGAACGGCGGCTACCCGCAGACGTACGACCGGTACAAGAACCGCCAGACCGGCCAGTACATGAACATCCAGGGCAACACCGGTCAACTGCGGTCCGGCAATGTGCCCGTCACCGATCTGACCTCCCAGTGGGCCCGGGAGACCACCGACGGCCGCTACCGCTACAAGAACCGGGCGACCGGGGAGTACCTGCACACGGAGGGCGGGACCGGCACCGTGCAGTACGGGACGTTCCCCGCCACCTGGTGGAGCGGCCAGTGGACCGAGGAGAGCGTGGACGGCCGCATCCGGTTCAAGAACCGCCAGACCGGCCAGTACATGCACACGGAGGGCGCCACCGGATACGTCCAGTACGGCTCCGTGCCGGCGACGTACTGGACCAGCCAGTGGACTCGCGAACCCGTCCTCTGA
- a CDS encoding avidin/streptavidin family protein, translated as MSHLRRVAFTAPALIAVVALSATASAESRSTPKESPPSVTSAITGTWYNQLGSTMVVKATPSGYLTGTYNSAVGNAENTYVLTGRYDTAPATDGSGTTLGWTVSWRNSYRNAHSNTTWSGQFFGGTGAHINTQWLLTRATVSSNEWESTYVGHDEFTKTPPTAAEIAKAKKLGVNSANPLDHVAK; from the coding sequence ATGTCTCATTTACGACGGGTCGCCTTCACGGCGCCTGCGCTCATTGCCGTAGTGGCGCTTTCGGCCACCGCGTCGGCGGAGTCCCGGAGCACCCCGAAGGAAAGCCCACCGAGCGTCACTTCGGCCATCACCGGTACGTGGTACAACCAGCTGGGCTCCACGATGGTCGTCAAGGCCACGCCGAGCGGATACCTGACCGGAACGTACAACTCGGCCGTCGGCAACGCCGAGAACACCTATGTGCTGACCGGCCGCTACGACACCGCTCCCGCCACCGACGGCAGCGGTACGACGCTCGGCTGGACGGTCTCCTGGCGTAACAGCTACCGCAACGCCCACTCGAACACCACGTGGAGCGGTCAGTTCTTCGGGGGCACCGGCGCCCACATCAACACCCAGTGGCTGCTGACCCGTGCCACCGTCAGCTCCAACGAGTGGGAGTCGACGTACGTCGGCCACGACGAGTTCACGAAGACCCCGCCGACAGCCGCCGAGATCGCCAAGGCCAAGAAGCTGGGCGTCAACTCGGCCAATCCGCTGGACCACGTGGCGAAGTAG